A single genomic interval of Sulfuricella sp. harbors:
- a CDS encoding THUMP domain-containing protein gives MSEHFFAPCPRGLESALAAELEALGASGVQATDGGAGFSGPFELCYRANLESRIASRILWRLDSGRYRREEDIYKAAYALPWQDWFDRTCTIMVKVSAKRCPLQSLDFITLKIKDAVCDKFRDQTGERPSIDTHEPDLRIHAFLEEENFALYLDTSGPALFKRGLRRSSVEAPLRENLAAGILHLSGWKPGETLLDPMCGSGTFLMEAAQMALDIAPGLGREFAFSKLHRFDAQAWAKLRQDAEARRKPVQFCHIYGSDLYGDVLKVARENLETAGLLDAVQLKQGNLLEMPAPAPEGVLVTNPPYGVRIGEQEELAAMYPELGHALKQRFTGWRAYFFTADFRLAKLIRLSASRRIPLFNGPLECRLFEYKMVAGGMRREKPVNDRGEG, from the coding sequence ATGTCTGAACATTTTTTTGCCCCTTGTCCACGTGGACTTGAAAGCGCGCTGGCAGCCGAACTGGAAGCGCTTGGCGCATCCGGGGTGCAAGCCACTGACGGCGGTGCCGGATTCAGCGGGCCATTCGAATTGTGCTACCGCGCCAACCTGGAAAGCCGCATCGCCAGCCGCATCCTGTGGCGCCTGGACAGTGGCCGCTACCGCCGAGAGGAAGACATTTACAAGGCTGCCTACGCGCTGCCCTGGCAGGACTGGTTCGACAGAACATGCACCATCATGGTCAAGGTCAGCGCCAAGCGCTGCCCCCTGCAAAGCCTGGACTTCATCACCCTGAAAATCAAGGATGCGGTTTGCGACAAGTTCCGCGACCAGACCGGCGAACGGCCAAGCATAGACACTCATGAGCCGGATCTGCGCATCCACGCCTTTCTCGAAGAGGAAAATTTTGCACTTTACCTCGACACCTCCGGCCCGGCGCTATTCAAGCGCGGCCTGCGCCGTTCATCCGTGGAAGCCCCGCTGCGCGAAAATCTTGCGGCAGGCATTCTGCACCTCTCAGGCTGGAAGCCGGGTGAAACCTTACTCGATCCAATGTGCGGCAGCGGCACTTTCCTCATGGAAGCGGCGCAAATGGCACTCGACATCGCCCCTGGCCTGGGACGCGAATTCGCCTTCAGCAAACTGCATCGCTTCGATGCCCAGGCCTGGGCAAAACTGCGCCAGGATGCCGAGGCACGACGCAAGCCGGTACAGTTCTGCCATATTTACGGCAGCGATTTATATGGCGACGTGCTGAAAGTGGCGCGCGAGAACCTTGAAACCGCCGGTCTGCTGGATGCAGTACAACTCAAGCAAGGCAATCTGCTGGAAATGCCTGCACCCGCACCAGAAGGCGTGCTGGTGACCAACCCGCCCTACGGCGTGAGAATCGGCGAACAGGAAGAACTGGCCGCCATGTACCCGGAACTGGGCCATGCATTGAAGCAGCGATTCACCGGCTGGCGCGCCTATTTTTTCACCGCTGATTTCCGCCTGGCGAAGCTGATCCGGCTTTCCGCGTCACGTCGCATACCGCTTTTCAACGGCCCGCTGGAATGCCGCCTGTTCGAATACAAGATGGTCGCGGGAGGAATGCGGCGGGAGAAACCGGTGAACGATAGGGGTGAGGGGTGA